GTAAGAATGGCATCCTTGGAATGAACACTCTTTTTCCGATATGGTGTCCAACTGCAATTTCTGCATCTATGACATTTTGATCAAAAGGCCGACAAATCAAACGGGTTCCGTTGCATAGCCATTCTGAAAGATTAATGTTTCTAAGTAGCATGATGGGACAGTTTTTCTTGAGTAATAATTCATGAGGCGGAAGTCCGTTTGGGGTTAGAGTATTTAAGAAATCTTTCATAACTGATTGTTCAGATGCATCTATTGTCTCATCAAAACTGTAATATCGCTGAATTTCACCTAGGAGCCTATGAATCAACAATGCTTTCATTTCGTCAACATAATTGTTCTTCAGTGTTAATATTACCCGATTCATCATAGTTGAAATATTCATtgaatattcatgaatattgTGGAAAACATCTTCTATCAAATGATCTAAAGAAGTGCTGTCATCATAAGAGGGAATAAGCAtcctatttgaaatttttatggttTCATCAATTGTGTTTGGCGGCATTCCGTTTCCAACTTCTAACACATAATCTGAAAAAATTGGATCAAATCTTGCTCGCATATTTTCAGTTAATTGAAACTTGGTCAATGTAGGTCACAAATAGGAATAAACCGAACTGGAATTAACCTGTTGTTGTCTTGTTCCTTTACGAACCACGGGTAAAACCTGTCGAAAATCTCCACCGAAAACAACAACCTTTGCACCGAATGTTACATCTGAATCATTGATGTCTCGTAGCATCTTATCAAATGCTTCTATGTGTTGTTTTCTTGTCATTGGAGCCTCATcccaaattattaattttgctGCACGTAGTAGGTTTGCCAGTGCAATTTGTTTGCTGACACAGCACGTGTTTCTTTCGTCAGTATCAAGTGGAAGCTTAAAACGTGAGTGTGCTGTTTGACCTCCCGGAAGAATAGGTGCAGCAACACCTGATGAAGCAGTTGCAAGTGCTACTAATTTTATTGATCGTACTGTTGCGAGAAGTGCTCTGTATAGGAATGTTTTCCCTGTCCCACCTGGGCCATCTATAAAGAATGTAGCATTTTGGTTTGCAAATACTTTTTCCAGTACTACATTATAGACATGTCGTTATTCACTATTAAGAGATTGTGATGCGGCAATATCTTCTTCTAGAATTTCAACAGCCAATTCATCATCGATTTCTCTAGATTGAAATTCTTCTTCATCGAAGCAAATGTCATCATCAAGAAGATGGTAGGAATTAATGTCTTTCCCCATTGATTCAATTGTAAAAGAAATTGACTTCAATACTTGAGTTCTTACATTTGATATAGAATCTTCTGTTGATTTGAAATCATCTGACATATCTTGCTCAAAGCGTTTCCAAAGCTCCATCCGATTGGTTGGATTACAATAAACCAATATTGTTACAAATAACCGTCTCAAACTGGATGGCATTTGATATAAAGATGATTCCTGTAAACAATCTTCTAAGCTACTGTCTCTCTGTAGCAACTCATGCATTGTTGCTGCCTTGCGAAATGTTGGAGCCACAACACCATCAACTATCTTGAGATCGTCAAATAACAAAGGTCCTCTTACATGGTTTAGCAATATCCGTAGATAATACCTTTTGCCTTCAAATGGATTTGCTGTAACAATACGGCCTAtaacagttttctttttctgagGAGTCCAatctttgttttgttggttccaaacataatattctaaaaattcttTATACAGTAATCTCTTTGCATTCTCGTCTACTCGATTTAATGCAAAAAATTCTGTTAACATCGATTTTCTAGAACGATCTAAGTTGACAATATTGATTAGATCATCATTTGCTCGGAAAGTAACTGGATGTTGATCCTCTAGATGTAAATGTAAACTATACACTGCTGGGTACATCTCATTAATAGTAAAGCCATATATCCTTTACATAGCTTCGGGGGGAGTAATCCATCGGGCCGATTGGAATTGTTGGATTTCATCAActtgttgattgttttgttcAGAAATCAAGTTGAAAGCAACACGATCATGTCCtttataaatgtatttataaagatatttgactGCTTTTATCGTAGAACAAATCTCAACATTAATGTGACAATCAAATGTTGCAAGCAGATATAGATTATATGGAACAACCCAACGATTATCTAAATTTTGACCTCTGACTTTGACAGTTACTCCATTGTTTGAACACCTATATATTGGGAAGCAATCATTTCCAACGGTTGTAGCAGATGCGTAATCTTTTGGATAATTACTTTTGcaacaacctttttttttcatgcaaacaTTTGATGGGTTCAACACTCCACATGGCCCATGCATCATATGCTTTACAACAGCGTTATGCAAGTgcaagtttgtatttttatcaggTATCTCTGCTGAAACGATCTCGTCAAAAGATTCAGGCACATAGACCTGCCAATCCTTCTgtaagataattaaaaaatgcgCATGTGGAAGACTTCTCTTTTGATGCTCAATAACGTAGACATATGCTGAGACTTgatcaaatatttttctcttgaataattgatcctttaattcttctaattttgcatGAAAGACTCGAGCAACCAAATCAGGTCGATTCTGACTCTCCTCATGCATATGTAGTTCATTTGTAATTTCTTTCCAATTTGGATTGCACGTCATTGTTAAGAAAATATCTGGTTTGCCATAACGCTGAACTAAAgccattgcttccatatatctttTTCTCATGTCTCTTGGACCTCCAATAAATGATGAAGGCAGTATAATCCGTTTTCCAACATTAGAAACGTTTGTTTCCCCAAGCGTAATTGTATCAACAATACCTTGATATAACTCTGATCGAATATGTTGTTGCTTCTTCCTAAAATAATCTAATCTTGATGTCTCGATCTTAACATACATATCTATTACAAATTGTTGCAATAGTCGACCAGAAAGTAGCAAAAATTGATCTGACATCTTCTCTAATTTGTAATTTGTAGCAATAATATTCACGGCATGAAACAAttggatccttcctttttttgtttgaCGCTACAAAAGTTGAATGTGAATGAAACGTTACTAAGTTGGACGTACATactaaatgaaatttttgaatattaatactGCAATCTAACCTCGTTGTTCTCTTGCAAGTAATTCTTCTGCAGTCACTGATTGTTGGGGATTTATTGATCCGTTTGTTTCGTTATATGTAGATCTCCTTCCTCTACTAATCCTTTCAATCCCTTGATGCCAACCAACATCGCCAAATGGAAATAATAACGGATATTGCAATGGATCATAACACCCAAAATAGTACTAAACTATATGACTTCCACCAGAATGGTTAAAGACAAAAATGTCACGTCCTCTTAGttgatcttcatcatcattttcTACCTATATTGCTGCAACTTGTGTAGATGTGGAGGCATTGAATACACGTTGGTCACAAATGTTAAGCTTTTAAAGAAGTATCGGTGGACACTATTGGTTCTTAAAGTCCTATGCAAGTTTTGTcccttatatttattaaaaatttatgggttttatttttttggtttgcatgtcattattttaattttgtttttcattggtaggaaaatttttcttactgaaattgttgagttgatatttattttgatgtagcTAAGTTCTTGATCAGTCCTAGACCTTGAGTATACTAAACCAAACCAACCTATTTGCAAGACTTAAAAAAAGAGACTATCTAATGATtacccattaaaaaaataaaaaaaaaaagagactttCTAAAAAACTTTGACAGTTTTTTCTCCAGTTTAATGCATTTGTGTTTGCATTGTTTGAATCTATGCCTAATTATAATATACCAATTAGAatgtaaaagcaaaaaaatagatggatttggtaaataatattgttgataATAGTACTGTGTTTGTTTTATATTGATTTCAATTCTAATTACCTATGAGTTGCTTTATGCCTCAATTCTGAAAAACAACATCAATGCTGTTGTTTTGTACTCTGTTTTTTGTTATAGGTTTTTCTAATAAGTTTTATGAATTTCTACATAAATATGTTTAGATGTTTCATATCATAATTTTTGTATGAACTGAAGCATCTATACAACTTTTTATGCTCAAGTCAAATTGCAGTTTctgtttattaaaaatttatgggttttatttatttttatgaataaataaaaagtagcaaCTGACAACCACATGAAATTTATTaacaaacatcatatatatgcatgtgtgtgtcTTTTTAGTTCTTGACACCTTGATTTTTTGTTGCCTTAATCACGGGATTAAAATACAGACTAATGTCAcgtttacaaaacaaaaaataaaaatgactctatataataataattatatgatttgATTTAACACGTTGGATTACTTATAACTTAATGAATGGTatttatattttccttttataagtttgataaatcaaatcatataattattattatatagagtcATATAGAGtcattcttaaaaaattattttaaaaaattatgaaacacCAGCTTCATTGACATATGTTGAGGATGAGCTCAGCGAGAGAGTGAAATGGTGGCAAGTGGCAAATTAGTTTGGCGAGTTCTGTATGTACTACTAATCCTATCTTTTCTAGTTTTCTTTTGAGTAAAACTAAATAGGTGTAAAGTTATAAATTTGTCATTTTCAAGGTGCTTTACAGCTTGCATGATGGTAATATCTTGGCAGggatattttttttcaagtcaGTTTTACGCCCACAAAAACTTCTCTCCTTGTCTAATTCTGATTTCCCTTCCTATAtgcatatatgatattttaaataataaaagctGGCAAGGTGGAGCAATTTGTTTGGTACATATAGTTAAtcccaataataaaatttttattcgaattagatgattaaataatttaattcttaaaaaattattttaaaaaattatgaaacacCAGCATGATTGACATGTGTTGAGGATGAGCTCAGCGAGAGGGTGAAATGGTGGCAAGTGGCAAGTCAGTTTGGCGAGTTCTGTATGTACTACTAATCATATCTTTTCTAGTTATCTTTTGAGTAAAACTAAATAGGtgtaaagttataaatttttcgTTTTCAAGGTGCTTTACAGCTTGCATGATGGTGATATCTTGGcaggaatattttttttcaaatcagttTTACGCCCACAAAAACTTCTCTCTTTATCTAATTCTGATTTCCCTTCCTATAtgcatatatgatattttaaataataaaagctGGCAGGGTAGAGCAATTTGTTTGGTACATATAGTTAAtcccaataataaaatttttattctaattagatgattaaataatttaattcttaaaaaattattttaaaaaattatgaaacacCAGCTTGATTGACATGTGTTGAGGATGAGCTCAGCGAGAGGGTGAAATGGTGGAAAGTGGCAAGTCAGTTTGACGAGTTCTGTATTAACTACTAATCATATCTTTTCTAGTTATCTTTTGAGTAAAATTAAATAGGTGTAAAGTTATAAATTTGTTGTTTTCAAGGTGTTTTACAGCTTGCATGATGGTGATATCTTGGCAgggatattttttttcaaatcagttTTACGCCCACAAAAACTTCTCTTCTTGTCTAATTCTGATTtcccttcctctctctccccacctctcttcgatctctctctctctctcaaacaacTTCATCTTCCGTCCagatctctttctttctccctaTATTTCAATGATCTTGATGGTAGACTGTATTTCTTTCTCTAAACCCATTTTCAGCCCTCCATTTTTCATCTTGAGAAGGAGTTAAGAAGCAAGGTAAAAACCTAAACTTATTTTAcaactctttctttctctcccgcTTAGAagttctttgtttgtttgtttttttttttttttgcaaacaaCTTCAGATCTATATGTGTTCATTTAgatcttttagttttcattttattttttagatcccAGAGCTTCTTATGTTAAACATGGGTTTGCATGTTTTGAGTTTtgtctttgggtttttttttcacattttttgttCGATCGACTGGATGTTTTTTggttctcatttcattttttttaaatagatgcATTTTTGGGTCgtttgatgtttttatttttaatttttattttttaattcttgctTTTGTGGATTTGCATGTTGTGAATTCTGTGTTTGGGTTTTTTATCTTTCTATCCTAATGTAATAATCTGGTAAGTCTTGAAATATTGATCGGCACATGGACTGGGTAGAGACTCAATAGTATATATGTTGCTGATTAAGAATATAATCTGTTGAGAGCATGTATAAGTAAGTATTCAAGTCGCTGACTTTTGAGCCAGATTCCAAACATCAAATTCTAATTTGCAAATAATATTGTTGATAATAGTGCTATTTTCATGGTCCTACAATCTATTACTATAGGATGAGCCACTTCTCCAGGTACTTTCTGACTTTTTATTACCTCAATTTTTGAGCTTGATATTAGTTCTACAATCTCTAAGTTTTatgatattagttatttaatttcttagaaatatgaACAAACATATCAAATGCATAGatactgtatataatataaacacacAAAAGGTAGTAAGACTTACCTTTTTAATGTATCTTCAAACCTTTGCACCACTGCACTGCTTCACACCTGATTTGAGAGAGACAGAGCATGGATAAACATGAACAAACATATGTAATGCGTAGATAGGCTTATACTataaacacacaaaagaaagttactcacttttcaatcttccttgAAACTGTAGCACCAATGCATCGAAACTAATAAAAGGTACCAGTTACTTTTCAAATGTTTGCACCACTGCAGTAAAAGTAATAGAACGGTTTTCTTAAACCCCATTCAATGCCTCTTGAGTTCCTACGAAATGTCTCTTGGTATTCAGACTTTGAACATGACTATTGCACTGCTTGGCCATTCGACTGCCTCATCAAGTGATTGAAATTGCTAATTTCTCCCTGCCTATAGGTATGAACATAAAAAgtaacttattataaattataacttatactgtatattataaaaacttattataaatttttattacatgtgattaaaatctgccttcacatatttataatttatattctcTCTTTTTGTGTAGCTTCCATTCCAATGCATGAACAATATTCAAAAATTCAATAGCTGGCGCACGTACAAAAGGGGAAAAATAAGAGCAAATGGGACTCTAGTTTTTTCAAATTGtaatttattataatgtttTGCCATTATAATGTATAGGAAAAGACAATGGTATGCCTACTTAGAGTCAGCGTATATGATTTGCCACTATTTCTCTACAAAATTTTCAGCTATTATGTAATGGAATTCAAACAGACAAATGGTCACTAACGGATATACTTGTAATTTGGCATTGTTTTTTGCCagattctaaattattagataatagAATTCAAGCAGTTAACATAAATGGCCACAAACGGTAGCTTAATAGCTATTTACGGAAACAATAAAACTGACATAAATGGCCACAAATGGTGATTTAATAGATATTTAACGGAAACAATAAAACTAACGGTGAAATAAGATTTTCtgttaaaacaacaaattcTGTTTTATaggcactttttatatatagaagatatatatatctgcCTAGCTAGCTACCCTATTAATATCCATCTTGCATTTTTGCCCTGTCGACTTACATTTCACTTGCATGATATATAGTGGAGAAGCAATTAGGAAGATCAACAAGAgaagatgatatatatatatatatatatatataaaagagatcAAAACTCAGAAGACATGAGTACATGGAAGGGAaagatatttctcaaaattctcatgcCTCAAAGCTGTAAACTTTGGAGTACATGAGGCCCTTATATGCATGTGTCTCCAACTATAGAGTACTAGAAATAAAATCCTATTAGAAAACTAGAGTGTAATGCTAATTCTTGCACATCTCATAAACTTGGTTATGTAAATACTGGATGGTTATAGCATTGGATGAATACAATATTGACTATAGGTTTAATTTAGATGGTatatttgttgtataatttGGATAAATATAGGTAGCATTTGTTATATATACGTAGACAAACATAATTTAATGCAGTGAGTGTACGCAGTACTATATCTATATCTCTCCTAGTTATGAAAAGAGTTTTACTTAGAAATTAATTTGTAGGAAATTATGGCCCATTCAAGAGAGAGATAtatttaaaaacttatattaacTCGGTTCGTAAATATATACGTATATTCATTTGTGTAtcactttataaatatatagatgtaCAAGAAACTTATATAAGTATAGAAATATGTATAAAAGGTAAGTAGACTAATTTATACAAATTAGCAGATTTCTAGAATTAAGATGACTAATATTCTGAAgataaaaaatctgaaaaatatggCAACTGTCAATATATGACAACCGtcaatactccccctcaactTGGCGCATGGAGATCCGTAATGTCCAATTTACatgtaaaatgatgaaaaagggTCTCATGTAGTACTCTATATggtaacatggtatcagagctagttttgcatatatatttcTAGTACTCTATAGTGGAAAATCAATTAGGAAGATCAATAAGAGAggatgatataatatatatatatatatatatatatatataatataaaaataccatccaaaaaaagaagaaaaagtgtTGACGCATGATCGATCattgcatcaaataaataaacatgaaGCTACTACAATGCAAGCCAATTAGATAGTCACGTTATTAATTGTCGAGGCATATGATCTACTAATCCTaagcaaaaaagaaataaaatccaTTATTGTAGATCAGAAGTAGTACTACCTGATGACTGATGTTTGATACCACGTACGTGTAAAAGAGAACACATGATGCATTACCGCGTGGTGCATGAattctttcaaaaatattgtGCATTAATTCATATCCAATATTTTATCTTCTTGACCTTTTGGCATGGATCATTAGGACACATTTGTCAAGGAACGAACTTTATATGATCCATTGATGTTATTTATAATTGGGTGCTTACACTGTATAAGTCTGTAATGGGTGTTTCAGTGTATTACACATATCATGATAATTATGTCGGTGAGTATGATTGGCTAGTCATGCATAATTTCCTGGTGACATCAATCAGATTTTGCACATAATATTGGTTGAGCTTTTGAAATCATGGACTATTGCAAagcttttgcattttttttattagaatttcAATGAATCTGAACAGGAGTACATGGATTGCTTTGTACAAGTTGGGGTCAGGTTTTGAGAAGGTTGCCAC
This genomic interval from Carya illinoinensis cultivar Pawnee chromosome 2, C.illinoinensisPawnee_v1, whole genome shotgun sequence contains the following:
- the LOC122301853 gene encoding uncharacterized protein LOC122301853; translation: MRARFDPIFSDYVLEVGNGMPPNTIDETIKISNRMLIPSYDDSTSLDHLIEDVFHNIHEYSMNISTMMNRVILTLKNNYVDEMKALLIHRLLGEIQRYYSFDETIDASEQSVMKDFLNTLTPNGLPPHELLLKKNCPIMLLRNINLSEWLCNGTRLICRPFDQNVIDAEIAVGHHIGKRVFIPRMPFLPNVDENSGFPFK
- the LOC122301854 gene encoding uncharacterized protein LOC122301854; the protein is MYPAVYSLHLHLEDQHPVTFRANDDLINIVNLDRSRKSMLTEFFALNRVDENAKRLLYKEFLEYYVWNQQNKDWTPQKKKTVIGRIVTANPFEGKRYYLRILLNHVRGPLLFDDLKIVDGVVAPTFRKAATMHELLQRDSSLEDCLQESSLYQMPSSLRRLFVTILVYCNPTNRMELWKRFEQDMSDDFKSTEDSISNVRTQVLKSISFTIESMGKDINSYHLLDDDICFDEEEFQSREIDDELAVEILEEDIAASQSLNNGPGGTGKTFLYRALLATVRSIKLVALATASSGVAAPILPGGQTAHSRFKLPLDTDERNTCCVSKQIALANLLRAAKLIIWDEAPMTRKQHIEAFDKMLRDINDSDVTFGAKVVVFGGDFRQVLPVVRKGTRQQQVNSSSVYSYL
- the LOC122301855 gene encoding uncharacterized protein LOC122301855 yields the protein MSDQFLLLSGRLLQQFVIDMYVKIETSRLDYFRKKQQHIRSELYQGIVDTITLGETNVSNVGKRIILPSSFIGGPRDMRKRYMEAMALVQRYGKPDIFLTMTCNPNWKEITNELHMHEESQNRPDLKDWQVYVPESFDEIVSAEIPDKNTNLHLHNAVVKHMMHGPCGVLNPSNVCMKKKGCCKSNYPKDYASATTVGNDCFPIYRCSNNGVTVKVRGQNLDNRWVVPYNLYLLATFDCHINVEICSTIKAVKYLYKYIYKGHDRVAFNLISEQNNQQVDEIQQFQSARWITPPEAM